Proteins from one Oscillatoria nigro-viridis PCC 7112 genomic window:
- a CDS encoding valine--tRNA ligase, producing MTANLPPQYDPQATEAKWQKYWEDNQTFKADPEKGGEPYCVVIPPPNVTGSLHMGHAFEETLIDVLVRYHRMTGRNTLWLPGTDHASIAVQTILEKQLKAEGKTRHDLGREKFLERAWEWKAESGNIITNQLRSLGVSVDWSRERFTMDEGLSAAVLEAFVRLYDEGLIYRGNYLVNWCPASQSAVSDLEVDQQEVDGHLWHFRYPLTDGSGYLEVATTRPETMLGDTAVAVNPQDDRYKHLIGKTVTLPIVNREIPIIADEFVDPTFGTGCVKVTPAHDPNDFEMGKRHNLPFINIMNKDGTLNENAGVFQGQDRFVARKNVVQRLENDGVLVKIEDYKHTVPYSERGKVAVEPLISTQWFVKIDPLSQRALDALDQSNSPVFVPDRWTKVYRDWLVKLKDWCISRQLWWGHQIPAWYAVSETQGEITDTTPFVVAKTEAEAREKATAKFGNDVQLARDPDVLDTWFSSGLWPFSTLGWPDKTKDLEFYYPTTTLVTGFDIIFFWVARMTMMAGHFTEKMPFDTVYIHGLVLDENGQKMSKSKNNGIDPLLLIGKYGTDALRYTLVKEVVGAGQNIRMEYDRKTDESKSVEASRNFTNKLWNAARFVMMNLEGQTPQQLGIPSVESGLELCDRWILSRYNQVVQQSRNYLENYGLGEAAKGLYEFIWGDFCDWYIELVKSRLQKDAEPNSKKAAQQTFAFVLEGILKLLHPFMPHITEEIWHTLTQTVDGECLALQAYPEAELSLIDAELEQQFELLFGTIRTIRNLRADADIKPSVKVRAILQSESEKERQIISDGGVYIQDLAKVEHLTVTASLDADLGQTIAGVVGTVQVLIPLAGVVDLAALRAKLEKKLSKVEAEIKHTAARLTNQKFVDKATPDVVQGARDALAEAEKQAEILRDRLKVF from the coding sequence ATGACCGCAAACCTACCCCCGCAATACGACCCCCAAGCCACCGAAGCCAAATGGCAAAAATACTGGGAAGACAACCAAACCTTCAAAGCTGACCCCGAAAAAGGCGGCGAACCTTACTGCGTAGTTATCCCGCCGCCCAACGTCACCGGCAGCCTCCACATGGGACACGCTTTTGAAGAGACGCTGATTGATGTCCTCGTCCGCTATCACCGCATGACTGGACGCAATACCCTGTGGTTGCCGGGAACGGATCATGCTAGCATCGCCGTTCAAACTATTCTCGAAAAGCAACTCAAAGCAGAAGGCAAAACTCGCCACGATTTAGGCCGAGAAAAATTCTTGGAACGGGCCTGGGAGTGGAAAGCGGAATCGGGCAATATTATTACTAATCAATTACGCAGTTTGGGCGTGTCTGTCGATTGGTCGCGCGAACGCTTTACGATGGATGAAGGCTTATCTGCTGCGGTTTTAGAAGCGTTTGTCCGCCTGTACGATGAGGGGCTGATTTATCGGGGCAATTACCTGGTGAATTGGTGTCCGGCGAGTCAGTCTGCTGTGTCGGATTTGGAGGTTGACCAGCAGGAAGTTGACGGCCATTTGTGGCATTTCCGCTATCCTTTGACGGACGGTTCTGGTTATTTGGAGGTGGCGACGACTCGGCCGGAAACGATGTTGGGCGATACTGCGGTGGCTGTGAATCCACAGGACGATCGCTACAAGCATCTTATCGGTAAAACTGTCACTTTGCCGATCGTAAATCGGGAAATTCCCATCATTGCTGATGAGTTTGTCGATCCGACTTTCGGAACAGGTTGCGTCAAGGTAACACCCGCCCACGACCCGAATGACTTCGAGATGGGTAAACGCCACAATTTGCCGTTTATTAACATCATGAATAAGGACGGCACTTTAAATGAAAATGCCGGAGTTTTCCAGGGACAAGACCGATTTGTTGCCCGAAAAAATGTGGTGCAGCGGTTAGAAAATGACGGGGTTCTGGTTAAAATAGAAGATTACAAGCATACTGTTCCCTACAGCGAACGCGGTAAAGTTGCAGTCGAACCTTTGATATCTACGCAATGGTTTGTCAAGATCGATCCTCTTTCTCAACGCGCTTTAGACGCATTAGATCAAAGCAACTCACCAGTCTTTGTTCCTGACAGATGGACAAAGGTTTATCGCGATTGGCTGGTGAAGCTGAAGGATTGGTGCATCTCCAGGCAATTGTGGTGGGGACACCAAATTCCGGCTTGGTATGCTGTTAGCGAAACTCAAGGAGAAATTACTGATACAACGCCGTTTGTAGTGGCGAAAACAGAAGCTGAAGCTAGGGAAAAAGCTACGGCTAAATTTGGGAATGACGTGCAGCTAGCAAGAGATCCAGACGTATTGGATACTTGGTTTTCATCTGGGTTGTGGCCTTTCTCAACTTTGGGATGGCCTGACAAAACTAAAGATTTGGAGTTTTACTATCCGACAACTACTTTGGTTACGGGTTTTGATATCATCTTTTTCTGGGTTGCTAGAATGACGATGATGGCAGGACATTTTACTGAAAAGATGCCTTTTGATACTGTTTACATTCACGGTTTGGTGTTGGATGAAAACGGTCAAAAAATGTCTAAGAGTAAAAATAACGGCATCGACCCGCTGCTGTTGATTGGCAAGTACGGTACTGATGCTTTGCGCTACACTTTGGTGAAGGAAGTGGTTGGGGCAGGTCAAAATATTCGCATGGAGTACGATCGCAAAACTGATGAATCGAAATCGGTAGAAGCTTCGCGGAATTTCACGAATAAGTTGTGGAATGCGGCTAGGTTTGTGATGATGAATTTGGAGGGACAGACTCCGCAGCAATTGGGAATCCCTTCTGTAGAAAGTGGTTTGGAATTGTGCGATCGCTGGATTCTTTCTCGCTACAATCAAGTTGTACAACAAAGCCGCAATTATTTGGAAAATTACGGTTTGGGGGAAGCGGCGAAGGGACTTTATGAGTTTATTTGGGGCGATTTCTGTGACTGGTATATTGAGTTAGTCAAGTCTCGCTTGCAAAAGGATGCTGAACCAAATTCTAAGAAAGCGGCACAACAAACTTTTGCTTTTGTGTTGGAAGGGATTTTGAAACTGCTGCATCCTTTTATGCCGCACATTACTGAGGAAATTTGGCACACTCTGACTCAAACAGTTGATGGCGAATGTTTGGCTTTGCAAGCTTATCCTGAAGCCGAACTCTCGCTAATTGATGCTGAATTAGAACAGCAGTTTGAGTTGTTGTTCGGGACAATTCGCACTATTCGCAATTTGCGGGCAGATGCTGATATCAAACCCAGTGTGAAGGTAAGGGCGATTTTGCAAAGCGAAAGCGAGAAAGAACGCCAAATCATCTCAGATGGAGGCGTTTACATTCAGGATTTGGCAAAAGTAGAACATCTGACAGTTACGGCTAGTTTGGATGCAGATTTGGGACAGACAATTGCTGGGGTTGTCGGTACTGTGCAAGTATTGATTCCTCTGGCTGGGGTGGTCGATTTGGCGGCTTTGCGTGCTAAATTAGAAAAGAAGTTGAGCAAAGTGGAAGCTGAAATTAAGCATACTGCGGCGCGCTTGACTAATCAGAAGTTTGTGGATAAGGCTACTCCGGATGTGGTTCAGGGGGCGAGGGATGCTTTGGCGGAAGCCGAAAAACAGGCGGAGATTTTGCGCGATCGGCTAAAGGTGTTTTAA
- the crtB gene encoding 15-cis-phytoene synthase CrtB, whose protein sequence is MLQLSKLQCMRTLASVDDSYELCRQVTASYAKNFYLGTQLMPEAKRRAIWAIYVWCRRTDELVDGPGSDATTPETLNLWEKRLESVFAGHPHDDYDVALVDTLSRFPIDIGPFREMIAGQQMDLYRSRYETFEELNLYCYRVAGTVGLMSMSVMGVDESNPAAKWNWHWGNKIPKEEAVSLGIAKQLTNILRDVGEDARRGRIYIPLEDLALFNYTEEDLFNGVIDNRWRELMRFQIQRARKLYASAEPGIKVLSPDIRWTVWAATMLYSRILNAIERNQYDVFQKRAYVRNSQKLLCLPTAWLKSKVL, encoded by the coding sequence ATGCTGCAACTGTCAAAACTCCAGTGCATGAGAACTCTGGCTTCTGTGGATGACTCTTACGAACTGTGCCGCCAAGTCACGGCGAGTTATGCCAAAAATTTTTATTTAGGCACTCAACTCATGCCCGAAGCGAAGCGTCGGGCGATTTGGGCGATTTACGTCTGGTGCCGCCGCACCGACGAACTCGTAGACGGGCCCGGTTCTGATGCAACGACCCCTGAAACCCTCAATCTGTGGGAAAAACGCCTAGAATCTGTGTTTGCCGGCCATCCTCACGACGACTACGACGTAGCTTTGGTGGATACGCTGTCTCGTTTCCCGATCGACATTGGGCCGTTTCGAGAGATGATTGCGGGGCAGCAAATGGACTTGTACCGCAGCCGCTACGAAACTTTTGAAGAGCTCAATCTTTACTGTTATCGAGTAGCCGGTACTGTCGGGCTGATGTCGATGTCTGTGATGGGTGTGGACGAGTCGAATCCCGCTGCTAAGTGGAATTGGCACTGGGGTAATAAAATTCCCAAAGAAGAAGCCGTCTCCCTCGGTATTGCCAAGCAGTTGACTAATATTCTGCGCGATGTCGGAGAAGACGCCCGCCGCGGTCGCATTTACATTCCCTTAGAAGACTTAGCCTTGTTTAACTACACTGAAGAAGATTTATTCAACGGTGTGATTGACAACCGCTGGCGGGAATTGATGCGGTTTCAAATTCAGCGAGCTCGCAAATTATACGCCAGCGCCGAGCCCGGAATTAAAGTGCTCAGTCCCGATATCCGCTGGACTGTTTGGGCTGCTACTATGCTCTACAGCAGGATCTTAAATGCGATCGAACGCAATCAATATGATGTGTTTCAGAAGCGGGCTTATGTTCGCAATTCTCAGAAACTGCTGTGCCTCCCCACCGCTTGGCTGAAGTCAAAAGTGCTTTAG
- the pds gene encoding 15-cis-phytoene desaturase: protein MRVAIAGAGLAGLSCAKYLTDAGHTPIVLESRDVLGGKVAAWKDADGDWYETGLHIFFGAYPNMLQLFKELDIEDRLQWKEHSMIFNQPETPGTYSRFDFPDIPAPFNGVAAILGNNDMLTWPEKIRFGIGLIPAMLQGQKYVEAMDKYSFSDWLKKQNVPPRVEKEVFIAMSKALNFIDPHEISATILLTALNRFLQEKNGSKMAFLDGSPTERLCQPMVDYITERGGEVRLNAPIKEFLLNDDNTVRGFQIRGVKGADSEILTADIYVSAMPVDPLKLMMPKPWGEMDYFKQLEGLEGVPVINVHLWFDRKLTDIDHLLFSRSPLLSVYADMSNTCREYASPDKSMLELVLAPAKDWIGKSDEDIVAATMVELEKLFPDQIPEPAKLLKYHVVKTPRSVYKATPGRQQCRPAQTTPISNFYLTGDYTMQRYLASMEGAVLSGKLTAQAISTANNK from the coding sequence ATGCGAGTTGCGATCGCCGGAGCAGGCTTAGCAGGACTTTCCTGCGCTAAATATCTCACCGACGCGGGCCACACCCCCATAGTCCTAGAAAGTCGAGACGTACTCGGCGGCAAAGTCGCCGCCTGGAAAGATGCAGATGGCGACTGGTATGAAACCGGGCTGCACATCTTCTTCGGCGCATACCCGAATATGCTCCAACTGTTCAAAGAACTTGACATCGAAGACCGGCTGCAATGGAAAGAACACTCGATGATTTTCAATCAGCCGGAAACCCCCGGAACCTATTCCCGCTTTGACTTTCCCGACATTCCCGCCCCCTTCAACGGCGTCGCAGCCATCCTGGGCAACAACGATATGCTCACCTGGCCCGAAAAAATCCGCTTCGGCATCGGTTTGATTCCCGCAATGCTTCAGGGTCAAAAATATGTCGAAGCAATGGACAAATACTCGTTTTCCGACTGGCTGAAAAAGCAAAACGTCCCCCCCAGAGTCGAAAAAGAAGTATTCATCGCCATGTCCAAGGCGCTCAATTTCATCGACCCCCACGAAATATCTGCAACCATACTGCTGACAGCCCTCAACCGCTTCTTGCAAGAGAAAAACGGCTCGAAAATGGCCTTTTTAGACGGTTCCCCGACAGAAAGGTTGTGTCAGCCGATGGTAGACTACATAACTGAGCGCGGCGGTGAAGTGCGGCTGAATGCACCCATCAAAGAGTTTTTGCTCAACGATGACAACACGGTGCGCGGCTTCCAGATTCGGGGAGTAAAAGGGGCAGATTCAGAAATTCTGACGGCCGATATTTACGTTTCCGCGATGCCGGTTGACCCGCTGAAGTTGATGATGCCGAAACCTTGGGGCGAAATGGATTATTTCAAACAGCTCGAAGGCTTGGAGGGAGTACCCGTCATTAATGTACACTTGTGGTTCGATCGCAAATTAACTGATATCGACCATTTGCTGTTCTCGCGATCGCCCCTGCTGAGCGTCTACGCCGACATGAGCAACACCTGCCGCGAATATGCCAGCCCAGACAAATCCATGCTGGAACTGGTTTTAGCACCGGCCAAAGACTGGATAGGCAAATCTGACGAAGATATCGTCGCAGCCACAATGGTCGAGTTAGAAAAACTCTTTCCCGATCAAATCCCAGAACCAGCCAAACTGCTCAAATATCACGTAGTCAAAACCCCACGTTCCGTTTACAAAGCCACTCCCGGACGCCAGCAGTGCCGTCCCGCACAAACAACTCCCATTAGCAATTTCTATCTAACGGGGGATTATACAATGCAGCGTTATCTTGCGAGTATGGAAGGTGCCGTGCTTTCTGGTAAGCTGACAGCGCAGGCTATTTCGACGGCCAATAACAAATGA
- a CDS encoding DUF6745 domain-containing protein, with protein MIEKLTPEQEDLMLVYNEKWCEIMYSTEPIDREKAAEAVKQAYLAIDEKEPEIIFCGSPYEAANLLMSCESLTQLYKKFGANLFEKFAEQLYNETWENISEQLSDELSGTFYPQAWNRFSDIFQELLEASLGEEEFFHDENYEPLDSIVWAEFAADCDFCFSVLKCKYNPIKWQALKSLTTQCGWIFTYEKVCIVCDRPRILSFDSQHRLHAEGGPAIQFADGYSLYSYHGVTLPEKYGKIHPNEWQPQWLLSEENAELKRVLIQGIGYDRIARELAAVELDTWQEYTLLKIDTNVDVEPIYLLKMTCPSTGFIHALRVPPDINSAREAIKWVNWGIDCEEFSVQT; from the coding sequence ATGATTGAAAAACTTACTCCAGAACAAGAAGATTTAATGCTAGTTTATAATGAAAAGTGGTGCGAAATCATGTACTCCACTGAGCCGATCGATCGCGAAAAAGCAGCAGAGGCAGTTAAACAAGCTTACCTCGCAATTGACGAAAAAGAACCGGAAATTATTTTTTGCGGTAGCCCCTACGAAGCCGCTAATCTTCTTATGAGCTGCGAATCACTTACTCAGCTATATAAAAAATTCGGAGCCAACCTTTTTGAGAAATTTGCAGAGCAACTGTACAACGAGACTTGGGAAAATATAAGCGAACAGCTTTCAGATGAGTTGTCGGGCACGTTTTACCCGCAAGCATGGAATAGATTTTCTGATATTTTTCAGGAACTATTGGAAGCAAGCCTTGGTGAGGAAGAATTTTTTCATGACGAAAATTATGAGCCTCTAGATTCTATAGTATGGGCAGAATTTGCGGCAGATTGTGACTTCTGCTTCTCCGTCTTAAAGTGCAAATACAACCCCATAAAATGGCAAGCGCTTAAGTCTTTGACAACTCAATGCGGCTGGATTTTTACCTATGAAAAAGTTTGTATTGTGTGCGATCGCCCCCGCATCCTCTCCTTCGACAGCCAACACCGCCTCCACGCCGAAGGAGGGCCCGCCATTCAATTTGCTGACGGATACAGCCTCTATTCCTATCACGGCGTCACCTTACCCGAAAAATACGGAAAAATTCACCCCAACGAGTGGCAACCCCAATGGCTTTTATCAGAAGAAAACGCCGAACTCAAGCGAGTGCTAATTCAAGGAATTGGTTACGATCGCATAGCCCGCGAATTAGCAGCCGTTGAATTAGATACTTGGCAAGAATACACCTTATTAAAAATTGATACAAACGTTGACGTAGAGCCGATTTATCTGTTAAAAATGACTTGTCCCAGCACCGGATTTATTCACGCTTTGCGAGTGCCGCCCGATATCAACTCAGCCAGAGAAGCGATTAAATGGGTGAATTGGGGAATCGATTGTGAAGAATTTTCAGTACAGACTTGA
- a CDS encoding type II toxin-antitoxin system RelE family toxin, with protein sequence MSNYTVYIRPQAFQEIKSLPGNIRQRVRQAIRELAENPRPPQSKQLDVSFELDLWRLRIDNWRIVYAITEADKIVDVFTVRKRPPYNYEDLEKLLADIKDSDD encoded by the coding sequence GTGAGTAATTACACAGTTTACATCAGACCCCAGGCATTTCAAGAAATCAAAAGCCTGCCGGGGAATATCCGACAGCGAGTGCGACAAGCAATTCGTGAATTAGCAGAAAATCCTCGCCCACCTCAGAGCAAACAGCTTGATGTTTCTTTTGAGCTTGATTTGTGGCGCCTGCGAATTGATAACTGGCGGATAGTTTATGCAATTACTGAAGCTGATAAAATTGTAGACGTATTCACTGTGCGGAAACGTCCGCCTTATAACTACGAAGATTTAGAGAAATTGCTTGCAGATATAAAGGACAGCGATGATTGA
- a CDS encoding FAD-dependent oxidoreductase — MTVNSVQNSETCQEHSIVDVQHTNCCIVGGGPAGAVLALLLARQNIPVMLLEVHKDFDREFRGDTLHPSVMEIMEQLGIAEKLLELPHTKMRRLTIQAAVNTATLVDFAYLKTKYPYITILPQVKFLEFITAEAQRYPSFQLVMGANVQETIVENGVVCGIRYRGRGGWHEVRSTLTVGADGRFSRLRQLAGFEAIKTSPPMDVLWFRLPRSPHDVKDSGVGGRAVGGHLLVTIDRLDYWQLGYIILKGSYQKLRESGIEALQKSVAELAPEFADRVEQLKDWSQISFLSVESSRLPRWYRPGLLLIGDAAHVMSPVGGVGINYAIQDAVVAANVLSAPLKNDRVHLRDLAEVQRQRELPTRVIQAFQSLIQEQIIKGALNSDRPFTPPPFLQLPILRNIPARLIGFGLTRVRVQN, encoded by the coding sequence ATGACTGTCAACTCTGTTCAAAATTCAGAAACCTGTCAAGAACACTCGATAGTTGACGTGCAGCATACCAACTGCTGCATTGTCGGAGGTGGGCCGGCAGGTGCTGTTTTAGCATTACTTTTAGCGCGGCAAAATATTCCCGTCATGCTGCTAGAAGTACACAAAGATTTTGACCGAGAATTTCGCGGCGATACGCTGCATCCGTCAGTAATGGAAATTATGGAGCAATTGGGAATAGCCGAAAAATTGCTGGAATTGCCCCATACAAAAATGCGCCGCCTCACCATCCAAGCTGCGGTCAATACCGCCACACTCGTAGATTTTGCATATCTCAAAACCAAGTATCCTTACATCACTATTCTTCCCCAAGTCAAGTTTCTCGAATTTATCACCGCCGAAGCGCAGCGCTACCCCAGTTTTCAGCTAGTAATGGGAGCTAACGTACAAGAAACGATCGTCGAAAATGGCGTTGTGTGCGGCATTCGATACCGAGGACGCGGGGGATGGCATGAAGTGCGATCGACCCTCACAGTCGGTGCAGACGGTCGCTTTTCTCGCCTTCGCCAATTAGCAGGTTTTGAAGCGATTAAAACTTCCCCGCCGATGGATGTCCTGTGGTTTCGTTTGCCGCGCAGCCCGCATGATGTCAAAGATTCCGGCGTGGGAGGTCGAGCTGTTGGAGGTCATTTATTAGTCACGATCGACCGCTTGGATTATTGGCAACTCGGTTACATTATTCTGAAAGGCAGCTATCAGAAATTGCGCGAATCAGGAATAGAAGCTTTGCAAAAATCCGTTGCTGAATTAGCACCGGAATTTGCAGATAGGGTCGAGCAACTGAAAGATTGGTCGCAAATTTCTTTTCTGTCCGTTGAATCCAGTCGCCTTCCCCGCTGGTATCGTCCCGGTTTGCTGTTAATTGGGGATGCCGCTCACGTCATGTCGCCCGTAGGTGGCGTGGGAATTAACTATGCTATTCAAGATGCTGTCGTCGCCGCCAATGTACTCAGCGCCCCCCTGAAAAACGATCGCGTGCATCTGCGGGATTTGGCAGAAGTGCAGCGACAGCGGGAGTTACCCACGCGGGTAATTCAAGCATTTCAGTCCTTGATACAGGAGCAAATTATTAAAGGGGCATTAAATAGCGATCGACCGTTTACACCGCCACCTTTTTTGCAGTTACCAATTTTGCGAAATATTCCAGCGCGATTAATTGGTTTTGGATTAACTAGGGTTCGCGTGCAAAATTAA
- the dnaK gene encoding molecular chaperone DnaK: MGKVVGIDLGTTNSVVAVMEGGKPVVIANAEGMRTTPSVVAFTKEGERLVGQMARRQTVLNPQNTFYAVKRYIGRKYTELTPESKRVPYTTRRDENGNIKVKCPRLKKDFAPEEISAMVLRKLADEASRYLGQEVTGAVITVPAYFNDSQRQATRDAGRIAGLEVKRILNEPTAASLAYGLDRRESQTILVFDLGGGTFDVSILDVGDGVFEVKATSGDTQLGGNDFDSKIVDWLADQFLEKEGIDLRRNRQALQRLMEAAEKAKIELSGVGVTEINLPFIDANEDGPLHLETRLTRGQFEGLCTDLVQRLRRPVKQALADANLSPSRIDEVVLVGGSTRIPLVQEVVRSLIDREPNQNVNPDEVVAVGAAIQAGILGGDVRDVLLLDVTPLSLGLETIGGVMKKLIPRNTTIPVRRSDIFSTAENNQTVVEIHVIQGERELGRDNKSLGRFKLTGIPPAPRGIPQVQVAFDIDANGMLLVTALDKTTGREQSITVQGASTLTQQEVNQMIRDAEQFAQADKLQRERVEKRNRAEALAYQAERQLREVALDRGMQFAQRSRQRIETLIRELRDSLERNDERGVDQVGSDLQDALYDLSREVSAFAMDDDDDDFFESVKRTFTGDSTKRRSDDSSYYQNPKPYRRSTVDPIPDRSYDRSYDRMNDRSYDRRSSANRPTRPYQNQSDDWDDDDDWL, from the coding sequence ATGGGTAAAGTAGTTGGCATTGACCTCGGAACAACAAACTCAGTAGTAGCCGTCATGGAAGGCGGCAAACCGGTTGTGATTGCCAATGCAGAAGGGATGCGGACAACTCCCTCGGTAGTCGCTTTCACAAAGGAAGGAGAACGCCTTGTCGGACAGATGGCCAGACGCCAAACTGTTCTCAACCCGCAAAACACGTTTTACGCCGTCAAGCGGTACATCGGACGCAAATATACCGAACTGACTCCTGAATCGAAGCGCGTCCCTTACACAACTCGCCGCGACGAAAACGGGAACATCAAAGTCAAGTGTCCCCGCCTGAAAAAAGATTTTGCCCCAGAGGAAATTTCGGCGATGGTTTTGCGGAAACTGGCCGATGAAGCCAGCCGCTATCTGGGACAAGAGGTGACGGGGGCTGTAATTACTGTTCCGGCTTATTTCAACGATTCGCAGCGACAGGCGACGCGGGATGCGGGACGAATTGCCGGACTTGAAGTCAAGCGGATTTTAAATGAGCCGACAGCGGCTTCTTTGGCTTACGGTTTGGACAGGCGAGAAAGTCAAACTATTTTAGTGTTTGATTTGGGCGGCGGTACTTTTGATGTGTCGATTTTAGACGTGGGAGACGGAGTATTTGAAGTCAAAGCAACTAGCGGCGACACTCAATTAGGTGGCAATGATTTTGACTCCAAAATTGTTGATTGGTTGGCAGATCAATTCTTAGAAAAAGAAGGAATTGATTTGCGACGGAACCGCCAAGCTTTGCAGCGATTGATGGAAGCGGCAGAAAAAGCCAAGATTGAGCTGTCGGGAGTCGGTGTCACGGAGATTAATTTGCCGTTTATCGATGCAAATGAAGACGGGCCTTTGCATCTGGAAACGCGACTGACTCGCGGTCAATTTGAGGGGCTGTGCACAGATTTGGTGCAGCGGTTGCGGCGGCCGGTGAAACAAGCTTTGGCCGATGCAAATTTGAGTCCTTCTCGCATTGATGAAGTTGTGCTAGTCGGCGGTTCGACTCGCATTCCTTTGGTTCAGGAAGTTGTTCGCAGTTTGATCGATCGAGAACCGAATCAAAATGTCAATCCCGATGAAGTTGTGGCGGTGGGAGCAGCTATTCAGGCGGGGATTTTGGGGGGGGATGTCCGCGATGTGCTGTTGTTGGACGTGACGCCGCTGTCGCTGGGTTTGGAAACTATCGGCGGGGTGATGAAAAAACTGATTCCTCGGAATACTACTATTCCAGTCAGGCGATCGGACATTTTTTCCACTGCTGAAAACAACCAAACTGTGGTAGAAATTCACGTAATCCAAGGAGAACGGGAATTAGGCAGAGATAATAAGTCTTTGGGACGGTTTAAACTAACTGGAATTCCGCCGGCACCGCGAGGGATTCCGCAGGTGCAAGTAGCTTTTGATATTGATGCTAACGGGATGCTGTTGGTGACTGCTTTGGACAAAACTACCGGCAGGGAACAAAGCATTACCGTGCAAGGTGCTTCGACGCTGACTCAGCAGGAAGTGAATCAAATGATTCGCGATGCGGAACAGTTTGCTCAAGCTGATAAGTTGCAGCGGGAAAGGGTAGAAAAACGCAATCGGGCTGAAGCTTTAGCTTATCAAGCCGAGCGGCAGTTGCGAGAGGTGGCGCTCGATCGCGGAATGCAGTTTGCTCAAAGAAGCCGCCAGCGAATTGAAACTTTAATTCGGGAATTGCGAGACAGTTTGGAACGCAACGACGAGCGGGGAGTTGACCAAGTTGGTTCGGATTTGCAGGATGCTCTTTACGATTTGAGCCGGGAAGTTTCCGCGTTTGCGATGGATGACGATGATGACGATTTCTTTGAGTCTGTGAAGCGGACTTTTACCGGTGACAGTACCAAGCGGCGCAGCGATGATAGCAGCTATTATCAAAATCCTAAACCGTACAGGCGATCGACTGTCGATCCAATTCCCGATCGTTCCTACGATCGTTCCTACGATCGTATGAACGATCGTTCCTACGATCGTAGAAGCAGTGCTAATCGCCCCACTCGCCCTTATCAAAATCAAAGCGACGATTGGGATGATGACGACGATTGGTTGTAA
- a CDS encoding four helix bundle protein, with the protein MVFIDICQLCYELTKSFHSSELYGITSQIRRASVSVPANMAEGYGRVTRQEYIRYLRIALGSLRELDTHLVISERVGLAAPEKISPVIKEADELTGLIVSTINKLEG; encoded by the coding sequence GTGGTATTTATTGATATTTGTCAACTTTGCTACGAATTAACTAAATCTTTTCATTCGTCTGAACTTTATGGTATTACCAGTCAAATTCGTCGTGCATCTGTATCAGTACCAGCTAACATGGCGGAGGGATATGGGCGTGTTACTAGACAAGAGTATATTCGATATTTGCGAATAGCTCTCGGTTCGCTCAGAGAACTGGATACTCATCTAGTGATTTCTGAAAGAGTAGGGTTAGCAGCACCAGAAAAAATCTCACCAGTTATCAAAGAAGCAGATGAACTCACAGGATTAATTGTCAGTACAATCAACAAACTAGAAGGATAA